Part of the Drosophila santomea strain STO CAGO 1482 chromosome 2L, Prin_Dsan_1.1, whole genome shotgun sequence genome is shown below.
GGTAGAGCAGGGCCGGCTGCGCGTGTTTGAACACGTGCATCACGAAGATGGTGGCCAGCAGGCCCAGGAAGTAGGCGATCAGCGTGGAGTAGAAGTAGATGCGCGTCTTGCGCTTCTTGCTGTCGTCGAAGCGCAGCAGCAAGGCAATGAAGATGCCCGGAATGACGATGTCGCCCAGTCCCAGCATTGCGAAGTTCGAGGCGTTCAGGCCATTCTCGATCAGGTCCTGGGGGAACACTAGTTTGATGGGCGCCTCGAAGCTCTTGGCCACGGTGACCATCACGTTGGTGCCGAATACCCAGAAGATGTCGTAGAAGAACAGGCCGCTCAGCAAGATTACGCCAGTGACGAAGTTGTTCAGGTGCAGCATCTCCACGCCGTTGATGGCGAAGGCCAGACCGAACAGGTTGTTGGCAATCCAGTGCTTCTTGAGCAAGTACCACACTCCGATAACCGAGGAGATCACCAAGCAGACAATATCGTGCGTGGAGAACTTGTAGTTGACAATGTCCTCCTTGTGCTTGCCCTCGCCCTTGGTGAACAGGATGTGAAAGGGCACCTTGGGCACGGCGGCGGGCATCAGCGAGTTGATCACCGGACTGAGCAGGTGCGCCAGCGCAATTACTCCCAGCACGAAAAAGTAGCCGGTGAGCAGGTAGTTTATGTGCACCTTTTGGAAGATCTTGAAGAACAGGTAGAGCCCGAATAGGGCTGCCGAGGCAATCAACGGGAAGTACATGGCGTCCTTCTTGGTCATCGTGTCGGCCTTCTCGCCCGTGGACTGCAGGGAGTGGGGAATGCGGGGAACAAGTTAAACCAGATTTCGGATTCAGTCTGCAGCACCTACCTTCTTCAGCTTGTGCAGCTTAACGGAGCGGATGGAGCCAAAGATGATTGGCAGCATGGCCATCACCACCAGGCTGCTGTACGCCACCGCCATGCCCTCCGGAGTCGAGGGCTTCTTCTCGCCCGGCGCCGACTCGTTCTTCGGTGCGTTCACATTCTCGATGATGCCCTTCAGCACC
Proteins encoded:
- the LOC120451841 gene encoding minor histocompatibility antigen H13; protein product: MAEEVIGTVKEVLKGIIENVNAPKNESAPGEKKPSTPEGMAVAYSSLVVMAMLPIIFGSIRSVKLHKLKKSTGEKADTMTKKDAMYFPLIASAALFGLYLFFKIFQKVHINYLLTGYFFVLGVIALAHLLSPVINSLMPAAVPKVPFHILFTKGEGKHKEDIVNYKFSTHDIVCLVISSVIGVWYLLKKHWIANNLFGLAFAINGVEMLHLNNFVTGVILLSGLFFYDIFWVFGTNVMVTVAKSFEAPIKLVFPQDLIENGLNASNFAMLGLGDIVIPGIFIALLLRFDDSKKRKTRIYFYSTLIAYFLGLLATIFVMHVFKHAQPALLYLVPACMGTPLLVALIRGELKVLFAYEDHPEEKPEKKEKKEKDESTSSSGSKKKESKKGK